One Bacteroidales bacterium genomic window carries:
- a CDS encoding sigma-70 family RNA polymerase sigma factor: MEVKGPQSERSLRDQDLIKLAIGQGDQRAYAELMRLYWKPVYELLLKKSKDETTADDLTIETFGKAFQNLHQFTPEFAFITWINKIASNHFIDYKRKTKRHTLSIDDTFEDSEGHIYCPPGIPCEQPDPVENLIRKQKTILMHDIVDRLKPHYRKLIELRYFREYSYLEIAAEFDMPLGTIKAQLFRARELLYSILQHSREKL, from the coding sequence ATGGAAGTAAAAGGCCCTCAGAGCGAGCGTTCACTGCGTGATCAGGATCTGATAAAACTGGCCATTGGTCAGGGCGATCAGAGAGCCTATGCTGAACTCATGCGGCTGTATTGGAAGCCTGTATATGAGTTGCTGCTTAAAAAGTCGAAAGATGAAACCACCGCCGATGACCTCACTATCGAAACTTTTGGAAAAGCCTTTCAGAACCTGCATCAATTCACGCCTGAGTTTGCATTTATTACATGGATCAATAAAATAGCCTCCAATCATTTTATTGATTACAAACGCAAAACCAAGCGACATACGCTCTCCATTGATGATACTTTTGAAGACAGCGAGGGCCATATTTATTGTCCGCCAGGTATTCCTTGCGAGCAACCCGACCCGGTTGAAAATTTAATCCGCAAGCAGAAAACGATTCTGATGCATGATATTGTTGACCGCTTAAAACCCCATTATCGTAAACTCATTGAACTTCGTTATTTCCGTGAATATTCCTATCTCGAAATTGCGGCTGAATTTGATATGCCCCTTGGAACCATCAAGGCGCAATTGTTTAGGGCGAGAGAATTGCTTTACTCAATTTTACAGCATTCAAGGGAAAAATTGTAA
- a CDS encoding glycosyltransferase — MLTTFLINNSGMIVLGIFAFAWLVQLFYYWFFYSRLAFVKRRPGSDGSEPVSVVIAAHNEAYKLEKNLPLVLEQDYPDFEVIVVNDGSHDETEMVLTLLAQQYPRLKVVNVTQSVVFFRSKKFPLSVGIKSAKNEILLLTDADCRPVSNQWIREMQASYDKDAEIVLGYGPYEKLPGLLNLFIRYDTFQIAIQYFSFALSGRAYMGVGRNLSYKKSLFYKHKGFINHYHISSGDDDLFINAAATRINTRIELNPASYVFSEPKKTLKSWITQKRRHFTTGRYYKSKYKNLLGIQAVSAVVYYLSLIYLLAIQFYWPFVLGAQGLRLISRMVLYGYGAKKLNERNLFLLSPMFDPFFTFFNPLLALNSLVFKSKKWK; from the coding sequence ATGCTAACCACCTTTCTTATCAATAATTCCGGCATGATAGTGCTGGGCATTTTCGCTTTCGCCTGGCTGGTCCAGCTTTTCTACTACTGGTTTTTTTACAGCAGGCTCGCTTTTGTTAAGCGCCGGCCGGGTTCTGACGGTAGCGAACCCGTTTCTGTTGTAATAGCTGCACATAATGAAGCTTACAAACTTGAAAAAAATCTGCCCCTGGTTCTTGAACAGGATTATCCTGATTTTGAGGTGATCGTTGTGAATGATGGTTCGCACGATGAAACTGAGATGGTACTCACCCTGCTGGCTCAACAATACCCACGACTTAAAGTTGTTAACGTTACACAAAGTGTTGTCTTTTTCAGGAGCAAAAAATTTCCACTCAGCGTGGGCATTAAATCTGCGAAGAATGAAATATTGCTGCTCACCGATGCCGATTGCCGGCCAGTTTCGAACCAATGGATCAGAGAAATGCAGGCAAGTTATGATAAAGATGCGGAAATTGTGTTGGGATACGGGCCGTACGAAAAACTGCCAGGCTTGCTAAACCTTTTCATCCGTTACGACACATTTCAGATTGCAATTCAATATTTTTCATTCGCGCTCTCAGGAAGAGCATACATGGGTGTTGGGCGAAACCTTTCTTATAAAAAGTCGCTGTTTTACAAACACAAAGGGTTTATCAACCATTATCACATCAGTTCAGGTGATGACGATTTATTTATTAATGCAGCGGCAACCCGCATCAACACACGCATAGAATTAAATCCAGCTTCCTATGTTTTTTCCGAACCCAAGAAAACCCTCAAATCCTGGATTACCCAAAAACGAAGGCATTTTACTACCGGCAGGTATTATAAATCTAAATACAAGAACCTTCTCGGAATCCAGGCTGTGAGTGCGGTAGTTTATTATTTATCATTGATTTATCTGCTTGCCATCCAATTTTACTGGCCGTTTGTACTTGGGGCGCAAGGATTAAGATTGATAAGCCGGATGGTGCTTTATGGTTATGGTGCGAAAAAACTGAACGAAAGGAATTTATTTTTACTTTCGCCAATGTTCGATCCGTTTTTCACATTTTTCAACCCTTTACTGGCGCTTAATAGTCTGGTTTTCAAAAGCAAGAAATGGAAGTAA
- the tgt gene encoding tRNA guanosine(34) transglycosylase Tgt produces the protein MKFELTTKDPSSKARAGIFQTDHGSIKTPIFMPVGTVGTVKAVHFRELAEDIKAQIILGNTYHLYLRPGLEIISQAGGLHRFNGWNRPILTDSGGYQVYSLTSIRKLKEEGVVFQSHIDGSSHTFTPENVMNIQRTIGADIIMAFDECTPYPCEYEYARRSMQLTHRWLERCISQFNITDPKYGYNQSLFPIVQGSVYKDLRSQSAENIASWNADGNAIGGLSVGEPAEVMYEMTELVCGILPQDKPRYLMGVGTPVNILESIALGVDMFDCVMPTRNGRNGMLFTKEGIINIKNEKWKQDFSSIDPDGESFVDRAYSKAYLRHLFASKEMLGPMIASIHNLRFYMWLVEEARKQIIEGNFFAWKTSMVKKLSHRL, from the coding sequence ATGAAATTTGAATTAACAACAAAAGACCCCTCATCCAAGGCCCGCGCCGGTATTTTCCAAACAGATCACGGAAGTATCAAAACTCCTATTTTTATGCCTGTTGGAACCGTTGGAACCGTGAAAGCAGTGCATTTCAGAGAATTGGCTGAGGATATAAAGGCGCAAATCATTTTAGGAAATACTTATCATCTTTACTTAAGGCCGGGGCTTGAGATCATTAGTCAGGCTGGTGGTTTGCACCGTTTCAATGGTTGGAACCGTCCAATACTTACCGATAGCGGGGGCTACCAGGTTTATTCGCTCACGAGCATCAGGAAGTTAAAAGAAGAAGGTGTTGTTTTTCAATCGCATATTGATGGTTCGAGCCATACCTTCACACCAGAAAATGTAATGAACATCCAGCGCACAATCGGCGCCGATATCATCATGGCATTTGATGAATGCACCCCTTACCCCTGCGAATACGAATATGCGCGCCGAAGTATGCAACTCACCCACCGCTGGCTCGAAAGATGCATTTCACAGTTCAACATTACTGATCCAAAATATGGCTACAATCAGTCGCTTTTCCCGATAGTGCAGGGCAGCGTTTACAAGGATCTGAGAAGCCAATCAGCCGAAAATATTGCTTCATGGAATGCCGACGGCAATGCAATTGGCGGACTTTCAGTAGGAGAGCCTGCCGAAGTGATGTATGAAATGACTGAACTGGTATGCGGCATTCTTCCTCAGGATAAACCCCGCTACCTTATGGGAGTTGGCACACCCGTTAACATCCTGGAAAGTATTGCCCTGGGGGTTGATATGTTTGATTGCGTGATGCCCACGCGCAATGGACGCAATGGGATGCTTTTCACAAAAGAAGGAATAATAAATATTAAGAACGAAAAGTGGAAACAGGATTTTTCATCCATTGATCCCGATGGAGAATCCTTTGTTGACAGGGCTTATTCCAAAGCTTATCTGCGGCACTTGTTTGCATCTAAAGAAATGCTGGGTCCCATGATAGCGAGTATCCACAACCTTCGTTTTTATATGTGGCTGGTGGAAGAAGCCAGAAAGCAGATTATCGAAGGCAATTTCTTTGCCTGGAAAACTTCTATGGTAAAAAAACTTTCGCACAGACTTTAA
- a CDS encoding LptF/LptG family permease, protein MKIIDWYIIRKFLGTFFYAIALLAIIIIIFDLSEKIDDFIEKDAPLKAIIFDYYLNFIPYLVNMFSSLFTFIAVIFFTSRMATNTEIIAILSSGISFWRLMRPYLISATLLGLLSFALASYIIPVTNRSLFAFERTYIKDQKRNHQANIHMQINPGVYVYVERFNSFTDAGSKFSIEKIDSTGLYYKLTAEQIKYDSINKIWSIINYQVRQIDSIGERLSSGSQIDTVMNMVPDDFVIDVDRIKVLTSPELNEVIAIEKMKGSGAVIAYQVEKHSRIAFPFANIILAIIGVSVSSRKIRGGTGLHLGIGLTLTFSYVLFMQISTVYGVYGGLPPVIATWLPNLFFGIMAIFLIRNAPK, encoded by the coding sequence ATGAAAATAATTGACTGGTACATCATCCGGAAGTTCCTGGGAACCTTTTTTTATGCCATTGCGCTGCTTGCCATCATCATTATCATCTTCGATCTCTCTGAAAAAATTGATGACTTTATTGAAAAGGATGCCCCGCTGAAAGCGATCATCTTTGATTATTACCTCAATTTCATTCCTTACCTGGTGAACATGTTCAGTTCCTTGTTCACTTTTATTGCGGTTATCTTTTTCACCTCGCGCATGGCCACCAATACCGAGATCATTGCGATCCTGAGCAGTGGCATAAGTTTCTGGCGGTTGATGCGACCCTATCTGATATCGGCCACACTGCTAGGTTTGCTTTCTTTTGCCTTGGCAAGTTATATAATACCAGTTACAAACCGTTCATTATTTGCCTTTGAGCGAACCTATATCAAGGACCAGAAACGTAACCATCAGGCCAACATCCACATGCAGATCAATCCCGGTGTTTATGTGTACGTTGAGAGGTTCAACAGTTTCACGGATGCAGGAAGTAAATTTTCGATCGAAAAGATTGACAGCACGGGCTTGTATTACAAACTCACAGCCGAACAGATAAAATACGACAGCATAAATAAAATCTGGTCCATTATAAATTACCAGGTAAGGCAAATTGATAGCATCGGCGAAAGGCTGAGCAGTGGCAGCCAGATTGATACTGTAATGAACATGGTTCCAGATGATTTTGTAATTGATGTTGACCGGATCAAAGTATTAACGTCACCTGAGCTGAACGAAGTAATCGCAATTGAAAAAATGAAAGGTTCAGGAGCCGTGATAGCTTACCAGGTTGAGAAACACAGTCGTATTGCTTTTCCCTTTGCCAATATTATCCTTGCAATTATTGGTGTTTCGGTTTCGAGCCGTAAGATCAGGGGCGGAACCGGCTTACATCTTGGCATTGGTCTAACCCTGACCTTTTCCTACGTGCTGTTCATGCAAATATCAACAGTTTATGGGGTTTACGGCGGACTGCCACCCGTAATTGCCACCTGGCTCCCAAACCTGTTTTTTGGAATTATGGCTATCTTCCTCATCCGCAATGCACCTAAGTAA
- a CDS encoding 4-(cytidine 5'-diphospho)-2-C-methyl-D-erythritol kinase, with the protein MIAFPNAKINLGLNIIRKRNDGFHDIETVMFPIALCDVLEIMESNAGATVFNCTGLAIDSNNGITAGTKNIVIRLYELLKMDFDLPAVHIHLHKVIPIGAGLGGGSSDCTHAIMLLNNLFNLALTKDQMLQYVSQLGSDCAFFIENKPALATGRGEKLQPLTLKLGGYYLYLIKPPVHINTAQAYSWTTASGYGQPLLDTMERPVSEWKNILLNAFEKPVFERHPEAKKIKDRLYEIGALYASMSGSGSAIFGLFDHEPEIIGFPDGYFQWIGKL; encoded by the coding sequence ATGATTGCATTTCCGAACGCCAAGATCAACCTGGGTCTTAATATTATCCGGAAGCGAAATGATGGTTTCCATGACATCGAAACTGTTATGTTTCCAATTGCTTTATGCGATGTGCTTGAAATCATGGAGTCAAATGCCGGAGCTACCGTATTCAATTGCACAGGCTTAGCTATTGACAGCAATAATGGTATAACCGCTGGAACCAAAAACATTGTAATCCGGCTTTACGAACTTTTAAAAATGGATTTTGACCTCCCAGCGGTTCATATTCACCTTCACAAAGTGATTCCCATTGGAGCCGGACTTGGTGGAGGCTCTTCTGATTGCACCCATGCCATCATGCTATTGAATAATCTTTTTAATCTGGCGCTAACGAAGGATCAAATGCTTCAATATGTTTCTCAGCTTGGCAGCGACTGTGCTTTCTTTATCGAAAACAAACCTGCCCTTGCTACCGGGCGGGGCGAAAAACTCCAGCCTTTAACACTCAAGCTGGGAGGCTATTATTTATATTTGATCAAACCTCCTGTGCACATCAATACTGCACAGGCATATTCCTGGACCACCGCTTCAGGATACGGACAGCCATTATTGGATACAATGGAAAGGCCGGTTAGCGAATGGAAAAATATTTTATTAAACGCCTTTGAAAAACCTGTTTTTGAACGACATCCCGAGGCGAAAAAAATAAAGGATAGGCTTTATGAGATTGGAGCATTATATGCATCCATGAGCGGAAGTGGTTCAGCGATATTTGGGTTATTTGATCATGAACCGGAAATTATAGGTTTCCCGGATGGATATTTTCAGTGGATTGGGAAGTTGTGA
- a CDS encoding GH3 auxin-responsive promoter family protein yields the protein MPLFNSILSWLMKKRISQIDFFMKHPHEVQQDWFRILIDVSTDTEWGKKYDYGSINTPEDFQKRVPINDYEALKPYIERLQKGESNLLWPTEIKWFAKSSGTTADKSKFIPVSQEAIEECHFKGGKDMLSIYCNNYPETRLFSGKVLGLTGTHNFGDENASWYQGDVSAILLENLPFWVNLIRTPDRSISLMDEWESKIEKIARITINEDVTNITGVPSWTLLLLKRILDIAGKQNMIDVWPNLELFIHGGVNFAPYRDQFEKIVPPKMNYLETYNASEGFFGIQDRTHSKEMLLMLDYGIYYEFLPIDELGNENPKTLQLHEVKTGEVYGLIITTNAGLWRYLIGDTIRFTSLAPYRIVIAGRTKNFINSVGEELMIDNAEQAISLACEKTGATINEYTAAPVYFNDNENAAHEWLIEFEALPNEIELFTDTLDQALKQLNSDYEAKRYRDMILRKPIVKVMPKGTFYKWLKQKGKLGGQNKVPRLANDRKYVDEIMAVL from the coding sequence ATGCCGTTATTCAACTCTATACTTTCCTGGCTGATGAAAAAGCGGATTTCACAAATCGATTTTTTCATGAAGCATCCGCATGAAGTTCAGCAGGATTGGTTTCGCATACTTATTGATGTTTCTACTGATACCGAATGGGGTAAGAAGTATGATTACGGCTCAATAAACACACCTGAAGATTTTCAAAAGAGAGTTCCTATAAACGACTATGAAGCCCTCAAACCATATATTGAAAGATTGCAAAAAGGAGAGTCAAACCTTTTATGGCCTACTGAAATAAAATGGTTTGCAAAATCATCAGGCACTACTGCTGATAAAAGTAAGTTTATCCCGGTAAGCCAGGAAGCTATTGAAGAATGTCATTTCAAAGGGGGAAAGGACATGTTGTCAATTTACTGCAATAATTATCCTGAAACCCGTCTTTTTTCAGGTAAGGTTCTTGGATTGACTGGCACACACAACTTCGGCGATGAAAATGCATCGTGGTACCAGGGCGATGTTTCAGCGATCCTGCTCGAAAATCTACCTTTTTGGGTCAATCTGATCCGAACACCCGACCGCTCCATTTCGCTAATGGACGAGTGGGAAAGCAAAATAGAAAAAATTGCCAGAATTACTATCAATGAAGATGTTACAAATATTACGGGAGTACCTTCCTGGACCTTGCTTTTACTCAAACGCATACTTGATATTGCCGGCAAGCAAAACATGATTGATGTGTGGCCGAATCTTGAGTTGTTTATACATGGGGGCGTAAACTTTGCTCCTTACCGCGATCAGTTTGAGAAAATTGTCCCACCAAAGATGAATTACCTTGAAACCTACAACGCTTCAGAAGGTTTTTTTGGCATCCAGGATCGCACCCACTCTAAGGAGATGCTGCTGATGCTGGATTACGGGATTTATTACGAGTTCCTGCCAATAGATGAACTCGGGAATGAGAATCCAAAAACCTTGCAGCTTCACGAAGTTAAAACCGGCGAAGTGTATGGTTTGATTATTACTACCAACGCAGGTTTATGGCGATATCTTATTGGCGATACTATCCGGTTCACAAGCCTGGCACCATATAGGATAGTCATTGCCGGCCGGACTAAGAACTTCATCAATTCAGTTGGCGAGGAACTCATGATTGATAACGCAGAACAGGCCATTAGCCTTGCCTGTGAAAAAACAGGTGCAACCATCAATGAATATACCGCAGCGCCGGTATATTTTAATGATAATGAAAATGCTGCCCATGAATGGCTGATCGAATTTGAAGCTCTGCCCAATGAAATTGAATTATTCACCGATACTCTTGACCAGGCACTTAAACAACTCAATTCCGACTATGAAGCCAAGCGTTATCGCGATATGATTTTACGAAAACCCATTGTTAAGGTAATGCCCAAAGGAACTTTCTACAAATGGCTCAAGCAGAAAGGAAAACTTGGCGGGCAGAATAAAGTACCGCGCCTCGCAAACGACAGGAAATACGTTGATGAAATTATGGCAGTACTTTAA
- a CDS encoding deoxynucleoside kinase has product MHHIAIAGNIGSGKTSLTELLSKYFGWEAHYEAVETNPYLHSFYEDMQRWSFNLQVYFLNSRFRQVVNIRNSGKTVIQDRTIYEDAHIFAPNLHAMNLMSTRDFENYSSLFELMSSFIKAPDLLIYLKASVPTLVQQIQKRGRDYENAIRLDYLKSLNDRYESWISSYDEGKLLIIDVDKIKFINDPEGLGFIINRINAELHGLFG; this is encoded by the coding sequence ATGCATCACATTGCCATTGCCGGAAACATCGGATCGGGTAAAACATCGCTCACCGAGCTATTATCGAAATATTTTGGTTGGGAAGCCCATTACGAGGCTGTTGAAACAAATCCTTACCTGCACAGTTTCTATGAAGACATGCAGCGCTGGTCGTTCAATTTACAAGTGTATTTCCTAAACAGCCGCTTCCGCCAGGTTGTAAATATCCGCAACAGCGGCAAAACAGTTATCCAGGACCGGACAATTTACGAAGATGCCCACATTTTTGCCCCGAACTTGCATGCTATGAACCTGATGTCAACCAGGGATTTCGAAAATTACAGTTCGCTTTTTGAACTTATGAGTTCATTCATAAAGGCTCCTGATTTACTTATTTATCTCAAAGCCAGTGTTCCAACGTTGGTTCAGCAAATACAGAAAAGAGGCCGGGATTATGAAAATGCAATCCGCCTCGATTACCTAAAATCGCTAAACGACAGATATGAGTCGTGGATCTCGTCTTACGACGAAGGCAAATTACTGATCATTGACGTGGATAAGATCAAATTTATTAATGATCCCGAAGGGCTGGGATTCATTATCAACCGCATCAATGCTGAGTTGCACGGTCTATTCGGTTGA
- a CDS encoding kinase/pyrophosphorylase, with product MTKILIVSDGTGRTATQALNAALTQFPEQVVKTIIHNEVRTKQQIEEAVQEATKVEAFVVHTLVSNDLREFMITTGRRYNIETIDLMGPLLGRLSEKLMHSPAEKPGLFSEINREYFKRIDAMQFAFQHDDGQRPDELDKAEIVLVGVSRTFKTPLSIYFAFKGWLVANVPIVLGIEPPEGLFKLPPEKVFCLTTYAHNLASLRHVRQVHLGMGSDDYASLHFVQKELNYAHAIFNRQPLWPVIRVTNKPIEEIASEVLAVRKLGKS from the coding sequence ATGACAAAAATACTAATAGTTTCCGACGGAACCGGCCGAACTGCCACCCAGGCGCTGAATGCAGCGCTTACCCAGTTTCCTGAACAGGTGGTGAAAACCATCATTCACAATGAAGTCAGAACCAAACAACAAATTGAAGAAGCAGTTCAGGAAGCTACTAAGGTTGAAGCTTTCGTGGTTCATACCTTGGTTTCGAACGATTTGCGTGAATTTATGATCACAACAGGGCGCAGGTACAACATTGAAACTATTGATCTCATGGGCCCGCTGCTGGGCAGGTTATCGGAAAAACTGATGCATTCGCCGGCTGAGAAACCCGGATTGTTCAGTGAGATCAACCGTGAATACTTCAAGCGTATTGATGCCATGCAGTTTGCATTTCAACATGACGACGGGCAGCGCCCTGACGAACTTGATAAAGCAGAAATTGTACTTGTTGGGGTATCAAGAACCTTTAAAACCCCATTAAGCATATACTTCGCGTTCAAAGGCTGGCTAGTGGCCAATGTGCCTATTGTGCTGGGTATTGAACCACCTGAAGGACTTTTTAAACTTCCTCCCGAAAAGGTTTTCTGTCTGACCACTTATGCTCATAACCTTGCCTCACTGAGGCATGTTAGGCAGGTTCATTTAGGGATGGGTTCAGATGATTATGCCAGCCTGCATTTTGTACAAAAGGAGTTGAACTATGCCCATGCAATTTTTAACCGGCAGCCGCTATGGCCAGTCATCAGGGTGACCAATAAACCTATTGAAGAAATTGCAAGCGAAGTGCTTGCTGTAAGAAAGCTTGGAAAATCATAA
- the kdsB gene encoding 3-deoxy-manno-octulosonate cytidylyltransferase — protein MQKAIAIIPARFASTRFPGKPLVKIEGRTMIMRVYEQAIKAEQLQEVYVATDDTRIFDHVNQSGGKAIMTSVNHSSGTERCLEAFQILLKEKKCTPDEIIINIQGDEPFILPGQIDKLVIAFAQPEVNIATLIKVLKSPEELNDPNCVKVVAGNHGQALYFSRFPIPYVRENAELEKFVSGLHFKHIGMYAYRSKILAEICKLMPSPLEMAEKLEQLRWLEHGYTIHLQVTGHESIAIDSPSDLLKVTNIS, from the coding sequence ATGCAAAAAGCGATTGCCATCATACCTGCACGTTTTGCCTCCACCAGGTTTCCCGGTAAACCCCTGGTTAAGATTGAGGGCAGAACCATGATCATGCGCGTGTATGAACAGGCCATAAAAGCAGAGCAACTTCAAGAAGTGTATGTTGCCACCGATGATACACGGATTTTTGATCATGTGAACCAATCAGGCGGTAAAGCCATCATGACTTCAGTGAACCATAGCAGCGGCACTGAGCGCTGCCTTGAGGCCTTTCAAATTTTATTGAAAGAAAAGAAATGCACACCGGATGAAATTATTATCAACATTCAGGGCGACGAACCATTTATCCTTCCCGGTCAGATTGATAAACTGGTAATAGCCTTTGCACAGCCTGAGGTAAATATTGCCACACTTATAAAAGTTTTAAAATCTCCTGAGGAACTGAATGATCCAAACTGCGTGAAGGTAGTTGCAGGTAACCACGGACAGGCGCTTTATTTTTCAAGGTTTCCTATACCTTATGTTCGCGAAAATGCAGAGCTGGAAAAATTTGTTTCCGGGTTGCATTTCAAGCATATAGGAATGTACGCTTATCGCAGTAAGATATTGGCTGAAATTTGCAAGCTGATGCCTTCACCACTTGAGATGGCCGAAAAGCTGGAGCAATTGCGTTGGCTTGAACATGGCTACACAATTCACTTGCAAGTTACTGGCCACGAAAGCATTGCAATTGATTCACCTTCCGATTTACTAAAAGTTACCAACATTTCTTGA
- a CDS encoding SPOR domain-containing protein has protein sequence MNLEKYICDLLYRHECVIVPEFGGFITNYAPASIQEATHTILPPRKFLVFNSNLTINDGLLANEISNKKNCSFDEAMQFIKREVIAWHERMKAGKTIFLIGIGSFNMNKSGKLDFKPDLEQNFFDEAYGLTSLVVPPLQKRARKPKQQAIRYHKPARKINRKAIRRLAWAAAITIPLVAASIWSILNYDSLRQYAVQHSGIFQVLESEPKSISDDQSVYEVDTSAFLKAIGENAETSNSAESLIGAYGANLGSDIETKVVQEQLTEAILPAASEPVAEPIAKSVRTYHIIIGSFESEINAQHFADELVVSGWNAIKVPASQGMHRVSIASYADKNEALQQLSKIREERNPGAWLLRI, from the coding sequence ATGAACCTCGAAAAATACATTTGCGACTTACTCTACCGGCATGAATGCGTGATAGTTCCTGAATTTGGTGGCTTTATCACCAACTACGCGCCGGCCTCTATCCAGGAGGCAACCCATACCATTCTCCCACCCCGGAAATTCCTTGTCTTTAATTCGAACCTCACAATCAACGACGGTTTGCTGGCAAATGAGATCAGCAATAAAAAGAATTGCAGCTTTGATGAAGCGATGCAATTTATTAAACGCGAAGTTATTGCGTGGCATGAACGCATGAAAGCCGGAAAAACGATTTTTCTTATCGGAATAGGTTCATTCAACATGAATAAATCCGGCAAATTGGATTTCAAACCCGATCTGGAACAAAATTTTTTTGATGAAGCCTACGGCCTGACAAGTCTGGTAGTTCCGCCGCTGCAAAAGCGGGCACGAAAACCCAAACAGCAAGCAATCCGTTATCATAAACCTGCCCGCAAAATTAACCGAAAAGCCATTCGGCGACTTGCATGGGCAGCAGCCATCACTATTCCTCTTGTTGCAGCAAGCATCTGGAGCATACTAAACTATGATTCTCTCAGGCAATATGCCGTTCAACATTCAGGAATTTTTCAAGTTTTAGAATCCGAACCCAAATCAATCAGTGATGACCAGTCTGTTTATGAAGTTGATACAAGCGCATTCCTAAAGGCTATTGGGGAAAATGCTGAGACTTCAAACAGCGCTGAATCGCTGATCGGGGCTTATGGTGCGAACCTGGGTTCAGATATTGAAACCAAAGTAGTACAAGAACAACTTACCGAAGCAATACTTCCTGCTGCATCTGAACCGGTTGCTGAACCAATAGCGAAATCAGTCCGTACTTACCATATCATCATTGGTTCGTTTGAGAGCGAAATCAATGCCCAACATTTTGCCGATGAGTTGGTGGTTTCAGGTTGGAACGCAATCAAGGTTCCCGCATCACAAGGCATGCACAGGGTAAGCATTGCATCCTATGCCGACAAAAATGAAGCCCTGCAGCAGCTATCAAAAATTCGTGAGGAACGAAACCCCGGAGCCTGGCTTCTCAGAATCTGA
- the trmB gene encoding tRNA (guanosine(46)-N7)-methyltransferase TrmB, with the protein MAKKKLARFEESKSFPNLIQAGYFDLLKDYPLKGKWAENYFGNTHPIVLELGCGKGEYTVSLAEKNKSLNFIGIDNKGARLWRGCKNAIENHFDNVCFIRTKIEQIERFFAPGEISEIWITFPDPQPGSSGERKRLTSPRFLNHYKNFLKPDSIIHLKTDNTPLFEYTLETIASQGHQLIFHSFDLYGLNLEDDASGVQTFYEKMFLEQGISIKYLRFKLNQTQTN; encoded by the coding sequence TTGGCTAAAAAGAAACTTGCAAGGTTTGAGGAATCTAAATCATTCCCAAACCTGATCCAGGCCGGTTATTTTGATTTATTAAAAGACTATCCGCTTAAAGGTAAATGGGCTGAGAATTATTTTGGTAACACCCATCCAATTGTACTTGAGCTCGGTTGTGGCAAAGGCGAATACACGGTTTCGCTGGCCGAAAAAAATAAATCGTTGAACTTTATTGGTATTGATAATAAAGGAGCAAGGCTTTGGCGTGGTTGTAAAAATGCCATTGAGAACCACTTCGACAATGTTTGTTTTATCCGAACCAAAATTGAACAGATCGAACGCTTTTTTGCACCCGGCGAAATCAGTGAAATATGGATTACTTTTCCTGATCCACAACCCGGCAGCTCCGGGGAGCGGAAAAGACTTACATCGCCCCGTTTTCTGAACCACTACAAAAACTTCCTCAAACCTGACAGCATTATCCATCTCAAAACCGACAACACACCATTATTTGAGTACACCCTCGAAACCATCGCATCACAAGGCCACCAATTGATTTTTCATTCGTTCGATCTCTATGGACTAAACCTTGAAGACGATGCCTCAGGGGTTCAAACCTTTTATGAAAAAATGTTTCTTGAACAAGGAATCAGCATCAAGTACTTAAGGTTTAAACTGAATCAAACTCAAACCAACTGA
- a CDS encoding MGMT family protein, which yields MAASGNDYSFFAQVHEVVKLIPFGRVTSYGAIANYLGTKGSARMVGWAMNASHHSLDSIPAHRVVNRIGLLTGKNNFGGPDIMQQLLESEGITVLEDQIQHFEKYFWDPAKELL from the coding sequence ATGGCAGCATCCGGAAACGATTATTCCTTTTTTGCACAGGTTCACGAAGTTGTTAAACTGATCCCCTTTGGCCGGGTCACTTCATACGGGGCCATAGCCAACTATCTTGGCACCAAAGGCTCGGCGCGGATGGTTGGTTGGGCCATGAATGCATCTCATCACTCCCTTGATTCTATTCCAGCCCACAGGGTGGTAAACCGCATTGGGCTACTCACCGGCAAAAACAATTTTGGTGGGCCTGATATCATGCAACAGCTGCTCGAAAGCGAAGGCATTACGGTGCTTGAGGATCAAATACAGCACTTTGAAAAATATTTCTGGGATCCTGCAAAAGAGCTACTCTGA